One segment of Brassica napus cultivar Da-Ae chromosome C3, Da-Ae, whole genome shotgun sequence DNA contains the following:
- the LOC106434449 gene encoding ethylene-responsive transcription factor ERF109-like, which produces MQYPYTRPGFIGASDTQTRTWYQYQEPLSPEQELSVIVSALQHVISGESDTTPYQGFSSDSTVIMPRSDSNTCQVCRIDGCLGCDYFFAPNQRIEKRQHVVVEEDGVTSTSGGRDRSAMAEGGKIRKRRNKKNGYRGVRQRPWGKFAAEIRDPKRATRVWLGTFETAENAARAYDRAAIGFRGPRAKLNFPFMDYTSSPVAADTSASVSASASVSAVDSGEAEQWRGGGECDMDEYLKMMMDFGNGDSSDSGNTIADMFQ; this is translated from the coding sequence ATGCAATATCCTTACACCAGACCCGGATTCATCGGAGCTTCAGATACCCAGACCCGGACCTGGTATCAGTATCAAGAGCCGTTGTCCCCGGAGCAAGAACTGTCAGTTATAGTCTCCGCCTTGCAACACGTCATCTCAGGTGAAAGCGACACGACGCCGTATCAAGGTTTCTCCAGCGACAGCACAGTGATAATGCCTCGGTCAGATTCTAACACTTGTCAAGTTTGTAGAATCGATGGTTGTCTGGGCTGCGATTACTTTTTCGCGCCAAATCAGAGAATTGAAAAGAGGCAACATGTCGTAGTAGAAGAAGATGGGGTTACTAGTACTAGTGGTGGAAGAGATCGCTCCGCGATGGCGGAAGGCGGGAAGATAAGGAAGAGGAGGAACAAGAAGAATGGATACAGAGGAGTGAGGCAGAGACCTTGGGGAAAATTTGCAGCTGAGATCAGAGATCCCAAGAGAGCGACACGTGTCTGGCTCGGCACTTTCGAAACCGCTGAGAATGCGGCTAGGGCCTATGATCGAGCCGCTATTGGGTTCCGTGGGCCACGGGCTAAGCTCAACTTCCCCTTTATGGACTACACTTCTTCTCCTGTTGCAGCTGACACTAGTGCAAGTGTGAGTGCGAGTGCGAGTGTAAGCGCAGTGGACTCTGGTGAAGCAGAGCAGTGGCGTGGAGGAGGAGAGTGTGATATGGATGAatatttgaagatgatgatggacTTTGGGAATGGAGATTCTTCGGATTCAGGAAACACTATTGCTGATATGTTTCAGTGA